GGACGGTGGAACGGATGAGTTCAAACGGACTGCTCACAAAACGATCAAAAAAGTTACGGAAGATCTGGAACATCTGCGCTTCAACACATCCATCAGCCAGCTGATGATTTTCATCAACGATGCATACAAAGCCGATACACTGCCTCGTGAAGCGATGGAGAACTTTGTACAGCTGTTGTCACCACTGGCACCGCATATGGCAGAGGAACTGTGGAGCCGTTTGGGTCATGAAGGTGGAATCTCTTACGTGGCTTGGCCTGAATATGATGAGTCCATGACAGTGGATGCGGAAGTAGAAATCGTTGTTCAGGTAAACGGTAAAATCGTAACTCGTGCTACAATCGCGAAGGATCTGGATGCACAGGGTATGCAGGACTTTACGATGGAGCTGGCACCTGTTAAGCAGGCGCTGGAAGGCAAGACCATTCGCAAGGTCATTGCCGTTCCAGGCAAGCTCGTTAATATTGTTGCCGGTTAATCTCACCGGCTCGGAATAGTTCATCCAGCTTTAACAAATCTTCATCATATTTGTCATGTGTCGTGTGGATCAGGCTGTCGAAAACACCGTCGAGACTTACCTTCAGCAGTGCAAGTGCCTGAGCGGTAATACCGCCAGGTACAGCGACACGAGCCTGAAGCTCTTGCGGGGTGTATCCTCCTTCGGTGAGCAGCTTGCCTGTTCCCAGGAGCATTTCGCCAGCCAGAGCGCAGGCATCTGCCCTTTTGATGCCAGTCAGTTTCACGGCACTTTCGATCCACTGTTCCAAAAAGAACGATATGAATGCAGGTCCGCAGCTGGAGAAGTCGGATGTAATTCGTGTACAGGCTTCATCCACTTGGTATGGCCTGCCTATATGACTGAGCAGACTTTCCAACACAGCGCGGTCTTCACTGGTCATTCGTTCACCGTGTATGCACAGGGATGCTCCACTGCCGACTTGGTGTGTGACGCTGGGAATTACCTTGGAGACTTTGCAAGGAAGTGAAGATTCCAGATGTCGCAGCTGCACGGGACTGGTGATCGAGACAATTATATGATTGGGATTCACGACAGGCAGGATGTCGTCAATAACATGTTTGAATTCAAGCGGCTTCACGCACAGGAAGATGATATTACTTCGGATCACCGTTTCCCGATTGCTCTGGGATTCATGCAGACCGGGGTAACGGAGGGATAACTGACGTACTTTGGACGGGGTTCGATTGCTGGCCGCGATCTGCCGGGGCTCAAGTGCACCCGATTGGATCAGGGCATAGATTAGCAGGCTGCCCATGCTGCCGGTTCCGATAAATCCAACCTTCATTGTTTCAGGCCTCCTTTCATGCTTTACGGTACTGGCGCAGTTCATTCCCTCTATTCTATGCGTGAGGACCTGTTTCACATGACATGAAAAATGAACAACTTGTTTCATCAGGAAAGTACAACGGTTCGGAAGCACCGCCCGTGTTCGAAATGAATGATTTTGAATTCAGGGAGAGGTGTGGAAGAATGAGATGGAATAAAGGAATGACCATTGCTGCTGCGGTGGTTGGAAGTATACTTATATTATGGTCGGGCAAAAGTGAACAACCACCTAGTGGCTGGGAACCCTTGCAGCTCGGCACCGAGAAGCCGACGATAGAGCAGGAACTCCCTGTTGTACAGTCGGCTACTTCGGTTCAGGGCAATACAGGAGTATCTTCGGGAGCGGATGCAAGAGGGATGCAGACTGGGAATGAGGCAAAGGCAGAAGAGTCTAAAGAGCTTGCGAGCGTTGGGGTTGAAGGTGATTCGGGAGTTCGAACTCCAAATCAGACGAACGATAATCCTTCAGATGCTGCTACTTCGATTGAACCAGTGACGCAAAGTACGAATTCGAATCCATCGGTTACCTCCGAGACGGGCTCGAAGAGTAATCCACCTGTAGTTCGTGAGGAAGCTGGCGACAATGGCAAGATTGATGTGAATACCGCTCCTGTCTCCAAGCTTATAGAGCTTCCCGGAATTGGGGAGAAGAAAGCTCAAGCTATTGTCGATTATCGGAATACACATGGTCCTTTTGCAAAAGTTAGTGATCTGACAAAGGTCAAAGGAATTGGCATGAAGATGCTGGAGAAGATGGCACCGTATGTGCAGATCCGGTAATATTAGAATAAAAAAATGTGTTGAGCGGGAGGAAAGCAGCATGAGTACAGAGGTACGCAAGGACTGGGATACGTATTTTATGGACATCGCGTATATGGTTTCCACCCGTTCCCGCTGTTCGCGTCGTCATGTGGGTGCCGTTCTTGTTCAGGGAAAGAAACTGCTGGGAACAGCCTATAATGGTGCACCCACCGGCGTCCCGGATTGTTCTGAAGCAGGTTGCATGATATCGGAAGAGTATGAGTTGGTCGTGACCGATGGGCAAGAAGAAATGGTGAAAAAGCAACGATGCATTCGCACAATCCATGCGGAGCAAAATTTGCTTTTATTCACAGATCGAATCGACCGCGAAGGCTCGTCCGTGTATGTGACTGACGAACCGTGCTGGACATGTGCCAATATGCTGGCGAATAGCGGGATAACAGAAATCGTGTTTCATCGTTCTTATCCTAAAGATACCGGCAAGGTTACAAATATGATAGAACAGAAGGGAATAACATTCCGCAGGCTGGAGAATTACCAGCCCCCGCGGGAAACGATGATGACTGTGAGCAATTAATGTAAATATGGTCGAATACGTGAGGGAGAACCTCCGGCAAGCCTGAATTGGCTTTCCGGGGGTTTTTCTGCGTTCAACGGGTGAAATGAAGGAGGGGGAGAAATGAAAGGCAGACCGTTATTAAGTTTTACGATTTGTTGGTTGTGTGGGAGCGGGATAGCATGTGCGTTAACAGGCTGGATGTTAATCTGGGGGTTAATTGGAGCTCTGGCATGTCTGCCACTTTTACTTCGTTTTATGGATGTGCGTGGATGGTCTGTTTTATTTTTACTCGCTGCCTTTATTGGAGGCGCTGTACATTGGGAGTGGAATGACGCACGCAATCATAGCAGTCTGCCGGAGACCATGCATATCGCTGCTCATGAGTTGGACGGATGGCCAGCTGAAATTCAGGGTGAGCTGGTGTCAGATATACGCATTGATGGAGATCGGGCTGACTTTAAGATTCAGATGTCTTCGATATTGGCAACATCGGATTCGTCAGCAGATGCAGATCTGACAGCATCATCTGCATTCAACATAGATGAACAATTGATGGTACAAGTCAGACTGTTGGAGGAAGAAGAACAACAGGTAGCAGCGGGCTGGAAGAGGGGCGATTTGATTACGCTTAATGGTTCTTTTGTCCTTCCTGGTGAAGCCAGGAACTTTGGC
The nucleotide sequence above comes from Paenibacillus sp. W2I17. Encoded proteins:
- the comER gene encoding late competence protein ComER → MKVGFIGTGSMGSLLIYALIQSGALEPRQIAASNRTPSKVRQLSLRYPGLHESQSNRETVIRSNIIFLCVKPLEFKHVIDDILPVVNPNHIIVSITSPVQLRHLESSLPCKVSKVIPSVTHQVGSGASLCIHGERMTSEDRAVLESLLSHIGRPYQVDEACTRITSDFSSCGPAFISFFLEQWIESAVKLTGIKRADACALAGEMLLGTGKLLTEGGYTPQELQARVAVPGGITAQALALLKVSLDGVFDSLIHTTHDKYDEDLLKLDELFRAGEINRQQY
- a CDS encoding helix-hairpin-helix domain-containing protein, which translates into the protein MRWNKGMTIAAAVVGSILILWSGKSEQPPSGWEPLQLGTEKPTIEQELPVVQSATSVQGNTGVSSGADARGMQTGNEAKAEESKELASVGVEGDSGVRTPNQTNDNPSDAATSIEPVTQSTNSNPSVTSETGSKSNPPVVREEAGDNGKIDVNTAPVSKLIELPGIGEKKAQAIVDYRNTHGPFAKVSDLTKVKGIGMKMLEKMAPYVQIR
- a CDS encoding deaminase, whose amino-acid sequence is MSTEVRKDWDTYFMDIAYMVSTRSRCSRRHVGAVLVQGKKLLGTAYNGAPTGVPDCSEAGCMISEEYELVVTDGQEEMVKKQRCIRTIHAEQNLLLFTDRIDREGSSVYVTDEPCWTCANMLANSGITEIVFHRSYPKDTGKVTNMIEQKGITFRRLENYQPPRETMMTVSN